The genomic segment AAAAAACGGATTGAAGTGATTTATAATTTTGTTGATGTAAAAGAATACACCCGTCAGTCAGTTCCGGAGGTTGATATAGCTTCTGGAAAAAAGCAGATAAAAAATATTATCCATATTTCTAACTTCCGAAAAGTGAAAAACATTCCTAATGTTATTAAAATATTTCATCTGATCAGTCAGGAAGTTGATGCCCGGCTGCTGCTGGTGGGTGGCGGCCCTGAAGAATGTGTTGCAAAACGGATGGTTCAACAACTTCAGCTTGAGGACAAAGTTTTATTTCTGGGTAAACAGGATAATATCGTTCCTCTGTTATCAATTTCAGATTTGTTGTTACTTCCATCTAAAAAAGAGAGTTTTGGACTTGTATGTATTGAGGCGATGGCCTGTAAAGTCCCGGTAATTGCTTCTAATACCGGAGGATTGCCGGAAGTAGTGGAAGATGGGGTGACAGGTTTTCTAGCAGATCCAGATGATTACCAGAAAATGGCTGAATTAAGCCTGCGCCTTTTGCAAAATTCTGGTTTACATGAGGAGTTTGCAGAAAGGGGACGCCGGAGAGTTGTGGAGAAGTTCAATGCCGAAAAAATTGTAGATCAATATGAAAAGTATTATCGAAGTTTATGAAAAGAATAAATGCCCGGGATTGCCGGGCTTTTTTATTGTAATTTTATTGCAAAAGGCTAATTTTTCACTTCAAAAGAAATTTTTTTAAATCATCTAAATGGGTTATTCTGTCCCTTAGAACTAGCTCATCACATTTTGGGATGAGATCTTATTTTTCCTTTCATCTCACAAAGATGGTTTAACGAAAAATTTCAATAGTGCTCAAAATTAGTTTTTTGCAGTTTAATCATGTTGTGATATAATTATGTTGTAGGGTATGTTCAAAATTAACTTTTTACAGTTTGATTATGAAATTAAAAACCAGGGAGGGATATATATGGGTAAAATAAAAATATTTGCAGATAGTACATGTGACCTCACTCCAGAGTTGATTAAGGAAAATGATATTTCTATAGTACCACTATATGTTGTTTTTGATGAAGAGACATACAGGGATGGAGTTGATATTACACCTGAAGAGCTGTATAAAAAAGTAGACGAATACGGAAAACTACCGAAAACTGCTGCAGCTTCACCCGCTGATTTCCAAAAGGCCTTTGAACCCTACATTAATGAAGGTTATGACATTTTATATATTGGAATTTCTTCCAAATTATCTTCAACTATCCAAAATGCAATGATTGCAGCGAATCAATTCCCGGAAGGAAGAATTGAAGTAGTTGATTCTTTAAACTTATCAACCGGTATAGGATTTTTAGTTATGAAAGCAGTAGATTACGTTAAGGAAGGTTTGAGTTTAAAAGAGATAGCTGCCAAAATAAGAGAAAAAGTTAAGAAGATAGAGACAAGGTTTGTTGTTGATACACTGGAATATTTATATAAAGGTGGTCGTTGTTCCGGGCTGCAAAATTTTGTTGCCAGCATGTTAAAGATTAGACCTATGATAAAAGTTGAAGATGGAAAAATGGGTGTAGCGGAAAAAATAAGAGGGCGAAGAGAGAGAGTGCTAAAACGTTTATTAGATGTTGTGCTGAAAAATAAAGATGTTGTGGATGGAGAACGGTTATTTATAACTCATTCTTTGGGAGAAGAAGGTGCTAAATATATTAAAGAAGAACTTGAGAAAACTATTAATATAAAGGATATTATTATAACAGATGCTGGATGTGTTATATCTTGTCATTGTGGACCAAAAACAGTAGGAATAATATATTCAACAAAATAATGATTTTACTACAAAAAGCTAATTTTCGCTTCAAAAGAAATTTTTCAAACCATCTAAAGTTCGATTTCAGTGTAATCCATGGGTCTTCGACCCATGGATTGGTTTATTTGTGATGAGGTCTTATTTCTCCTTTAATTCACTAAGATGGCTAAATAATTTAAAAATTAGCTTTTTGTAGTTTAATAATAACGCCTCCTGATAGAATTATTTTAACAGGTGGCGTTGTTTTTTACATATCCTTTACTTTAGAAAAGTCAAATGGTATAATGGAGTACAGAAATTTATGGAGGTGCAAAAGGTGACCGTATGGCAGATTATTAAAAAAAGTTTTAAAGATTTTTATGATCATATATTTTTATTAGGTGGAGTAAGTTTAATCTGGTTTATAATTGTAGGACCACTGGTGTATGTTGGGCTTGCAGGATTCTTTTTGAAAATGCCTTTTCCAGTAATTATGAATTTAATTTTTGTTGGGCCATTAACCCTTGGTGTTTTTTACTTGACCAATCAATTGATCAAATATAAAGATTCTGGTTTAAAGGATTTTTTCCAGGGATTTGCTAAATTTTTCTTTAGAGGAATGTTTGCTTATTGGATGAGCCTTTTAACTATGGTAATACTGTTGGTTGACTTAACCTTTTTTATAAATTTTGGGAATAGGTTTATGCAGTATTTGAGTGGAATTTGGATTTATCTGATTATCTTTTTTATGATGAGTCAGTTTTATTTCTGGAGCCTTTTGGTGGAGATGGAAGATGGACTTTTAAAGATTTATAAACGTTCCCTTCTTCTGACTCTGGACAATATTCTATATAGCCTTGGGCTTTTTCTGATATTTATTCTTCTAGTTGCTGTTGGAGTGATCACAGCAGGAGTAGGATTAGCGGTAACGTTTATAGGTTTTCTGGGTATTTTAGCAAATAATGCAACTTATAATCTTTTAATTAAATATGGAATAAGAAAAGAATTTTCAACACCGTATAACATTGCTTAAGGTATGATTTTACTGCAAAAAGCTAATTTTTCGCTTTAAAAGAAATTTTTCGAACCATCTAAAGTTCGATTTCAGTCGAAATAAGGCACACTAATCAACGGGCCCTCCTGGCCCTTGATTAGCTCATCAATCCTTATATGAGGCTTTATTTCGACTGAAATCTCACTAAGATGGTTAAACGAAAAATTTCTATGTCGCTCAAAATTAGCTTTTTGCAGTTTAATCAGGTATCTTCTGTCTAAAAAAATAATATATTATATTAAGGAGGTAGTCTATGAACAAAAAATATGTAATTGGTGTTGATCTTGGCGGAACAAAAATCTTAACTGCAATCGCTGATATGGAAGGTAAAATTTTGAATCGGGTACGGGTAGATACAGGTGCCGATGAACCTGCAGAAAATGTTATAGGTCGTATAATTAAGACAGTTAATGAGGTAATGGAACAGGTAGGTGCTACAAAAGATGAAGTCCTCCGGATTGGAGTAGGTTCTCCAGGCCCCCTGGACATTGAAAAAGGAGTTGTACTCTTTTCACCAAATTTAAAATGGCATAATGTGCCTATTGTTTCGATGATGGAAGAAGAACTGGGACTGCCGGTTGTTCTTGAGAATGATGCCAATGCCGCTGCTCTAGCTGAATATACTTTCGGTGCTGGAAAAGGTGCAGAGCACATGATTTATATGACCATAAGTACTGGAATTGGTGGTGGAGTGATCATCAATGGTCAGCTTCTTCATGGTGTAGGTTCTGCTGCTGGAGAGCTGGGACACCATACTATTATACCAGATGGTCCGCAATGTGGTTGCGGTAATTACGGCTGTCTTGAGGCACTGGCATCTGGAACAGCTCTTGGGAGGTATGGCCGGGAAGCTGTTTTGAGTGGTGAAGAGACACTAATGAGGGAAATGGTAAATAGTCCTGAAAAAGTAGATGGGTCAGTGGTTACCCGTGCAGCTGAAGCAGGAGATAAAGTGGCTTTAGAGATTGTAGACAGGGTAGCTACATATATTGGTATTGGGATTGCCAACATGATTAATATTTTTAATCCAGCCAAAGTGGTATTGGGCGGAGGAGTTATCAAAGCTGGCCATCTATTTTATGATAAAATTTTAAAAACTGTAGAAGAACGGGCATTAGAAGCACCACGAAAGCAGTGTGAGATTGTTTTTGCTGAATTAGGATCTGATGTGGGTGTTCTTGGAGCAATTGCAGTTGCCTTAAAAGATAAATGATAGGTAATAGGAGATGAATTTTTTTGAGCTTAACGATTCAGGAATTGATCTCCCATTTCAAACTGGAATTGTTAGCTGGTAGGAAAGGCTTGAAAAATAAATTGATGGTGACAGATATCAAACGGCCGGGGATTGAACTTGCCGGCTATTGGAAATACTTTACCCCTGAACGAATTCAGCTGTTGGGGAGAACTGAGATTAACTTTTTAAGTGAACTTTCTTTTCTTGAAAGAAAGGAAAGGTTGATTAAATTTTTCAGTTATCAATTACCAGGGGTAATTATTACACGGAATTTAAAACCACCTGAGCCGATGATCCAGATTGCTAAAGAGACAGGAGTTCCTCTCCTGAGAGTCAAAACCTCTACAACCCGTTTTTTAAGTCAGTTGACCGATTATCTGGAAAAAAAGCTTGCTCCGTCTAAGACCGTTCACGGGGTACTGGTTGAGGTATATGGTGTGGGAGTTTTGCTGATAGGGGAAAGTGGAATTGGAAAAAGTGAGACTGCCCTTGAATTGGTAAAGCGGGGTCATCGGCTGATAGCTGATGATGTAGTAGAGCTGAAACGAATTGGAGCCAGTACACTGGTGGGTACTGCTTTAAAGATTAACCAGCACTATATGGAATTAAGAGGAATTGGAATTATTGATGTTAAGACCCTCTTTGGAGCAGGAGCAATCAAATCAGAACAGGTGGTCCACATGATAATCGAATTGGAAGACTGGAAATGTCAAAAGGACGATTATGATCGATTGGGTTTAAATACTGCTACGGCTCCTTTACTTGGTGTTGAGATTCCAAAAGTAGTGGTTCCGGTGCGTCCTGGTCGGAATTTAACAACGATAATAGAAGTTGCAGCTATGAACCATCGGTTGAAATGCATAGGATTTGATGCAGCAAAGAAATTTACCCGGCAACTTGAGGCAGAGATTTCCCGTAAAAGAGAGAAGAATACTCTGAAAGGTGAGTGAAAATGTCTCATAAATTCTGGGTCATTCTCCTGGTTGTTCTGTTGATTTCTGGCCCGACAGTCAGGGTATTTGGTGAAGATGAAACAGGGGAGATTGCCGTAGAAGATAAATGGACCACCATTCTTGATATAGAAGATCCTATAGGAGATGATTATGGCCCCGGTACTTATCTATACCCAACTCATGTTCAGTTTGCACCATATCAGGGTTTATTAGATATTGAAAGATTTAAGGTAGAAGGTACAGAAAAACTGATTAGATTTCAGATAACTTTTGGTCAGATAACCAATCCCTGGCATGGACCCTTTGGATTTAGTCATCAATTGATTCAGATTTATATTGACCACCGTCCCGGTGGTAAAAGGCGGCCCTTTTATCCCGGGGCCAAAGTTGTTTTTAGCCCACGGGCGCCCTGGGATACTCTGATAAAGGTGACTGGTTGGGGAATGTATATCTTTCGCTGTACAGATAAACCTGAAAAAGAACCTGCTCACTATACTAAAGGGGATATTAAAGTTCTGGCTGATGGTAAAACCATCCAGGTTCAGATTCCTATTGAAGATATAAGTAGTTTTGATGATCTTTATGATGCTTCTTATTATCTTTTGGTAGGTGGCCAGGATGGTTTTGGTCCTGATAACTATAGGGTGGTAAAAAAAGAAGTGAGCGAATGGTATTTTGGTGGAGGAGATGGGTCAGGATATGCTCCTAATGTGATTGATATACTTACTCTTCCTCATAAAAGTCAGCAAAAAATTCTAGGTTCTTATGATCCGACAAACCGTGTTCTGGCAGTTGTAGAACCTGTTCATCGTCCCAATCCTCTAAAGAAAGGAATTATCTATCTAATATCTATTACCGTTGGAATACTGCTCTGGTACAGTTGGTGCAAAAGAGATGAATTTAACTTAGACCAATAATTAAGAAGATTAAAATAATAAAGATTAGACTGTAAAAAGCTAATTTTGAGCACATTGAAATTTTTCGTGTAACCATCTTAGTAAGATTGAGGAGGAATAAGGCTTCATCAGAGAAGGTGATAAGCTAATCAGGGGTCAGAAGGACCTATTGCTTAGTGTGCCTTATTTCGACGTAAATCGAACTTTAGATGGTTCGAAAAATTTCTTCATAAAGTGAAAAATTAGCTTTGTGCATTAAAATCAGACCATTAATTTAAGAAGATTAAATAATAGTCGATTAGGGAAAAAAGAGGAATTTTATTTGATAATGAAGAAAAATAAAAATAAGACCCGCAAGATGGGAGGTACCAGAGTGAGCAGAGGTATTTGTAAATTTTTAATATTTATTTGTATTGTTTTTCTATTTTTAAGTCTGCCTCTCCTGGCCAGAGAGGATAATGATAAAAGGAATATTATCTTTCAAATAGATGATCCGGTGGGAGATGATTGGGGACCAGGAAGCTACACCTATCCTAGATACAAACATTTTGAACCTTTTAAAGGTTTATTTGATCTAACCAGATTTAGTATAATCGATGCTGACCCGGATTATATATTAGAGTTTGCATTTACAGAAATTCGTGATCCTTGGCGTTCTAAATATGGATTCAGCCATCCTTTGATTCAGATTTATTTTGATAATCAGCCGGGTGGAAGTACTGAACTTTTCCGGCCCGGGGCCAGGGTAAAGTTGGATTCTAATGCACCATGGGATGTTATGTTGAATATTACTGGATGGTGGGTCAGATTATTCCGACCTACTGATAGAGAAAGAGTTAAATCGATGAAAATTCCCTGGAATGATACAAAAAATCCTTTTGAACTTTCTGAGGCTGTTGTTACCCTTGAAGAAAATGTGATCAAAGTTCAGTTACCTAAAACCATTATTGGGGATTTAAGTAAGGCAAAATTCTTTTTACTGATTGGAGCCTTTTTTCCTTTTGGTGAAGACCATTATCGGGAGGTTAAAAAAGTTAGTGATGATTGGGCATTTGGTGGAAGCACTAATCCGGAATTAAGTCCCCGGGTACTGGATATTTTAGTACCGGATGGAATGGTTCAGGAAGAAGTCTTAAAATTAAGTCAAAATGCTCGTGATTTTGTGACCATTCCTTATATTGCTATTAGTAGAGGGACTGAAAGTATGATTTTTAATGAAAAAATTTTGATCTGGGTTGTAACGCTAATAGTTATTGTTTTATTGGCATTAGTTATTAAAATAAAAAGTAAAAAAGACCCAGTCAGAAAGTAGTATAATATATTGACCTTCTTCAAATATTAGTTAATAGAAAAAATTTGAAGGGGGAATAAGATGGCTCAAACTAACTATCAGTTGGACCCAAATATGGATCAGGGAATCAAGGTTGAACCAACTCCAATTATTGCTGGACAGCGGGTGGATATTGAATATGATGGACTTTTAGCTAAAGCTGGTGCTCAAGAAATTTATCTTCATGCAGGTTTTGGTAGGAACGACAGTTGGACTAATGTAATGGATATTAAGATGACTCGCCAGGGCAATCGGTTTGTAACACGTCTTGCAATTGAAGATGAGACCAGATTCAATTTCTGCTTTAGAGACAATGCTGGAAACTGGGATAATAACAATGGGCGAAATTGGTCTTTTGAAATCCATAATGGCAAACTCTACTAAATTTTTAAATATCCGGGTCTATCGGAAAACCGATAGACCTTTTTTAGTATTTAGAAGTTATACTTTTTGCAGTATAATCCAGTATTAATTTTACAGAGGTGATTTGAATGGAAATGATTCGTTTAACAGGTTCAATTTTAAAAAAAGAAGAAGAATTTACTCGTCGGGAATGGGTGGTAACTAACGGAATAGGAGGTTTTGCCGGATCATCACTGGTGGGAGCCAATACCAGGGGATATCATGGGATTTTAGTAGCTGCTTTTAAACTGCCCCTTAAGCGAATGCTCCTTGTGAGTAAGTTAGATGAAAAGGTATTAACTGCTGATAAGGAATATCCGCTGGGAACCAATATCTATCAAAACGATTTGCATCCTAAGGGATATCTGTATCTGACAGATTTTCGATATAGTTTCCATCCTATATTCAGTTATGAGCTGGATGGAAGAATTCTGGAGAAGAAGATTTATATGATTTATGGTGAAAATACTACTGTTGTGGAATATCATTATCTGGATGGTACAGATCAGATTAAGCTTCGATTGACTCCTTTTTTGAATTATCGGGATTATCATGGTAATATAGAGGCCAGTGACTGGCCCTGGATGATAGAAAAAGACGGATGTCAGTATAAATTTACTGCCTTTGAAGGGGCTGCTTCAGTTTATATGACTGCAAAGGGAGACTGGACTGAAGATCGTCACTGGCATTACAGGTTATTCTATCCCATTGAAGAATACCGGGGTCTTAAAGCATTGGAAGATCATTATATTCCGGGATATTTGACTGTTCAATTAAAACCAGGTGAAAAATTGGCTGTAATTTTTTCAACATTGGACAAATATAGAGGTAATGATGATATTCAATTACTATATCAGAAACAGGTTGAGAGGATTGAAGAATTATTTAAAAAGGCCGGAGCTAGAGATAGATTGAGCCGCAGGTTAGTGATAGCTGCAGATCAGTTTCTGGTTCACCGTGATTCTACAGATACAGCCACGGTGATTGCTGGCTATCCCTGGTTTACTGACTGGGGGCGGGATAGTATGATTTCTTTGCCAGGGTTAACTCTGGCTACAGGAAGATGGGAAGAAGGAAAAGAGATATTGGAGACTTTTGCCCATTATTCCAAATATGGTTTAATTCCTAATCGTTTCCCGGATGAAGGAGAAGAACCTGAATATAATACGGTGGATGCAAGTCTCTGGTTTTTTGTTGCTTTTTATGAATACTACAAAAAGACCGGAGATAAAGAATTTGTTCTAAAACATCTACCGCTATTAAAAGAGATAATTCGTTTTCATATGGAAGGTACCCTCTGGGGGATTCAGATGGAGTCTGACGGATTATTGACCCAGGGTGAAAAAGGTGTGCAGTTGACCTGGATGGATGCAAAGATTGGAGATTGGGTGGTAACTCCCCGCCAGGGAAAAGCAGTTGAAATCAATGCCCTATGGTATAATGCGGTCAAAATTGTTGCTTATTTTACAAAACTTGCTGGTGAAGAAGAGAAATTTCAGGAATATGAAGAATTGGCGCAAAAGATTTTAATAAGCTTTAGAGAAAAGTTCTGGAATGATGAAGAAGGGTATCTTTATGACCGGATTACTGATGGAGAAAAAGACCCCTCTATCAGGCCAAATCAAATTTTTGCTTTAAGTTTACCTTTTCCATTGTTAGATTGCGAGGAAGGTGCCAGATTGTTAAAAGTAGTAAAAGAACATCTAGTTACACCCTTTGGTCTGCGCAGCTTATCATTCCAGGATAAAGATTATCACAGTCACTATGGTGGTAACCAGTACCACCGGGACGCAGCTTATCATCAAGGAACAGTTTGGGGATGGCTTATGGGACCATATCTGGGTGCACTCCTTTATGTAAAAGGCGACTCTTTAAATACACGACAGCTAATTTTTAGTTTACTGGAGCCGCTTTTGGCACATATGGAAAGTGATGGAGCTATTGGTCAGATCAGTGAAATCTTTGATGGAGACCGTCCATATCATCACCGGGGTTGTTATGCTCAGGCCTGGAGTGTTGCGGAAATTCTCAGGATAATTGATTTAATCTCATAAAATTTTAGCAGGAAGTTTTAATGAGGATAGAGAAGCATATAAATTTAAGGAGATGATTAAATTGCAAAAAGCTAATTTTGAGCGCTATAGAAATTTTTCGTTGAACCATCTTAGTGAGATTTCAGTCGAAATAAGGCCTCATATGAGGATGTGATAAGCTAATCAAGGGTCAGGATGACCCATTTTGATGGTTCGAAAAATTTCTTTTGAAGTGAAGAATTAGTTTTTTGCAGTAAAATCAGGAAATTAAATTGAAGAGGAGGGAATTTCTGTGCGACAAAAACATTTTAGCCTAATCGCTCTGTTGGTTATAGTCGGTTTAATTGTGCTAGCTTTACCTGTAACAGCTCAGGAAGATTTATTTGGTCAGGGAATGGAGGCATATTTATCTGGAGATTATGAAAAGGCCATTGAATTTTTTGATCAGGTAATAGATGCTGATGGTAGATATGTGTATGATGCTTATTTTTACAAAATTTTATCCTATGCTAATTTATATAAACTGTTGCAGACTAAAGATTCATTACAGGAAATGATGGATAAGGGCTTTGATTCTGGATATCTTCATTGGAGATTGGGGCAATTATATTTAAATAAAGATTCCCAGTTTGATAGTGCTCAGTTGGATGAGGCATTGAAAGAACTGAAAAAAGCTTATGATATGGGTATTCGTACTGCTGAATTTCACAGGGATTTGGCGTTAGCTTATCAGGGAGTCGGTGAATATGACAAGGCAATAACTGAGTATAAGCTGGCATTGATGCAGGATCCTAAATATGTCGAAGGTTATATAAATCTGGCTTTAATTTATAAGGAATTAGGTGAAAACGAAAAAGCTATTGAGGCATTGGAGACTGCATTAAAATATGATGCTGGAAATATAAGTATTTATCAAAGTCTGGGAGATTTGAAGTTTTCTTTAGGTGATTTTTCTGCTGCGGCTGAGTATTATAAAAAGACTTTAGAGATCAATCCAAAGTTTGTATCCAGTATGTTAAAACTTTCTTTGACATATTA from the Anoxybacter fermentans genome contains:
- a CDS encoding glucodextranase DOMON-like domain-containing protein; amino-acid sequence: MSHKFWVILLVVLLISGPTVRVFGEDETGEIAVEDKWTTILDIEDPIGDDYGPGTYLYPTHVQFAPYQGLLDIERFKVEGTEKLIRFQITFGQITNPWHGPFGFSHQLIQIYIDHRPGGKRRPFYPGAKVVFSPRAPWDTLIKVTGWGMYIFRCTDKPEKEPAHYTKGDIKVLADGKTIQVQIPIEDISSFDDLYDASYYLLVGGQDGFGPDNYRVVKKEVSEWYFGGGDGSGYAPNVIDILTLPHKSQQKILGSYDPTNRVLAVVEPVHRPNPLKKGIIYLISITVGILLWYSWCKRDEFNLDQ
- a CDS encoding DUF624 domain-containing protein codes for the protein MEVQKVTVWQIIKKSFKDFYDHIFLLGGVSLIWFIIVGPLVYVGLAGFFLKMPFPVIMNLIFVGPLTLGVFYLTNQLIKYKDSGLKDFFQGFAKFFFRGMFAYWMSLLTMVILLVDLTFFINFGNRFMQYLSGIWIYLIIFFMMSQFYFWSLLVEMEDGLLKIYKRSLLLTLDNILYSLGLFLIFILLVAVGVITAGVGLAVTFIGFLGILANNATYNLLIKYGIRKEFSTPYNIA
- a CDS encoding glucodextranase DOMON-like domain-containing protein, translating into MSRGICKFLIFICIVFLFLSLPLLAREDNDKRNIIFQIDDPVGDDWGPGSYTYPRYKHFEPFKGLFDLTRFSIIDADPDYILEFAFTEIRDPWRSKYGFSHPLIQIYFDNQPGGSTELFRPGARVKLDSNAPWDVMLNITGWWVRLFRPTDRERVKSMKIPWNDTKNPFELSEAVVTLEENVIKVQLPKTIIGDLSKAKFFLLIGAFFPFGEDHYREVKKVSDDWAFGGSTNPELSPRVLDILVPDGMVQEEVLKLSQNARDFVTIPYIAISRGTESMIFNEKILIWVVTLIVIVLLALVIKIKSKKDPVRK
- a CDS encoding ROK family protein; the encoded protein is MNKKYVIGVDLGGTKILTAIADMEGKILNRVRVDTGADEPAENVIGRIIKTVNEVMEQVGATKDEVLRIGVGSPGPLDIEKGVVLFSPNLKWHNVPIVSMMEEELGLPVVLENDANAAALAEYTFGAGKGAEHMIYMTISTGIGGGVIINGQLLHGVGSAAGELGHHTIIPDGPQCGCGNYGCLEALASGTALGRYGREAVLSGEETLMREMVNSPEKVDGSVVTRAAEAGDKVALEIVDRVATYIGIGIANMINIFNPAKVVLGGGVIKAGHLFYDKILKTVEERALEAPRKQCEIVFAELGSDVGVLGAIAVALKDK
- a CDS encoding amylo-alpha-1,6-glucosidase; translated protein: MIRLTGSILKKEEEFTRREWVVTNGIGGFAGSSLVGANTRGYHGILVAAFKLPLKRMLLVSKLDEKVLTADKEYPLGTNIYQNDLHPKGYLYLTDFRYSFHPIFSYELDGRILEKKIYMIYGENTTVVEYHYLDGTDQIKLRLTPFLNYRDYHGNIEASDWPWMIEKDGCQYKFTAFEGAASVYMTAKGDWTEDRHWHYRLFYPIEEYRGLKALEDHYIPGYLTVQLKPGEKLAVIFSTLDKYRGNDDIQLLYQKQVERIEELFKKAGARDRLSRRLVIAADQFLVHRDSTDTATVIAGYPWFTDWGRDSMISLPGLTLATGRWEEGKEILETFAHYSKYGLIPNRFPDEGEEPEYNTVDASLWFFVAFYEYYKKTGDKEFVLKHLPLLKEIIRFHMEGTLWGIQMESDGLLTQGEKGVQLTWMDAKIGDWVVTPRQGKAVEINALWYNAVKIVAYFTKLAGEEEKFQEYEELAQKILISFREKFWNDEEGYLYDRITDGEKDPSIRPNQIFALSLPFPLLDCEEGARLLKVVKEHLVTPFGLRSLSFQDKDYHSHYGGNQYHRDAAYHQGTVWGWLMGPYLGALLYVKGDSLNTRQLIFSLLEPLLAHMESDGAIGQISEIFDGDRPYHHRGCYAQAWSVAEILRIIDLIS
- the hprK gene encoding HPr(Ser) kinase/phosphatase, with translation MSLTIQELISHFKLELLAGRKGLKNKLMVTDIKRPGIELAGYWKYFTPERIQLLGRTEINFLSELSFLERKERLIKFFSYQLPGVIITRNLKPPEPMIQIAKETGVPLLRVKTSTTRFLSQLTDYLEKKLAPSKTVHGVLVEVYGVGVLLIGESGIGKSETALELVKRGHRLIADDVVELKRIGASTLVGTALKINQHYMELRGIGIIDVKTLFGAGAIKSEQVVHMIIELEDWKCQKDDYDRLGLNTATAPLLGVEIPKVVVPVRPGRNLTTIIEVAAMNHRLKCIGFDAAKKFTRQLEAEISRKREKNTLKGE
- the bshA gene encoding N-acetyl-alpha-D-glucosaminyl L-malate synthase BshA, with the translated sequence MRIGIVCYPSHGGSGVVATELGKQLARRGHKVHFISYNLPFRLDKFYDNIYYHEVDTPTYPLFKYPPYSLALTNKIAELIRYEKLDVIHAHYAIPHSLCAIIARDIAKAPELRLVTTLHGTDITLVGNDPSYRELTKYSIEETDGVTAVSKALWKETIDIFDIKKRIEVIYNFVDVKEYTRQSVPEVDIASGKKQIKNIIHISNFRKVKNIPNVIKIFHLISQEVDARLLLVGGGPEECVAKRMVQQLQLEDKVLFLGKQDNIVPLLSISDLLLLPSKKESFGLVCIEAMACKVPVIASNTGGLPEVVEDGVTGFLADPDDYQKMAELSLRLLQNSGLHEEFAERGRRRVVEKFNAEKIVDQYEKYYRSL
- a CDS encoding tetratricopeptide repeat protein encodes the protein MRQKHFSLIALLVIVGLIVLALPVTAQEDLFGQGMEAYLSGDYEKAIEFFDQVIDADGRYVYDAYFYKILSYANLYKLLQTKDSLQEMMDKGFDSGYLHWRLGQLYLNKDSQFDSAQLDEALKELKKAYDMGIRTAEFHRDLALAYQGVGEYDKAITEYKLALMQDPKYVEGYINLALIYKELGENEKAIEALETALKYDAGNISIYQSLGDLKFSLGDFSAAAEYYKKTLEINPKFVSSMLKLSLTYYHMEKYDLAKYQFLKTIEINPYLYQAYFYLGKIAVLQENYEEAIKYFELAIEYNSQFADALIALGDIYLKQGNAYRAMSQYTLAIEKNPKYPKAHLHLAKAYIVLEMKEAAIAELRKTLHMNPDFKEAQELLEQLLGE
- a CDS encoding carbohydrate-binding protein yields the protein MAQTNYQLDPNMDQGIKVEPTPIIAGQRVDIEYDGLLAKAGAQEIYLHAGFGRNDSWTNVMDIKMTRQGNRFVTRLAIEDETRFNFCFRDNAGNWDNNNGRNWSFEIHNGKLY
- a CDS encoding DegV family protein — translated: MGKIKIFADSTCDLTPELIKENDISIVPLYVVFDEETYRDGVDITPEELYKKVDEYGKLPKTAAASPADFQKAFEPYINEGYDILYIGISSKLSSTIQNAMIAANQFPEGRIEVVDSLNLSTGIGFLVMKAVDYVKEGLSLKEIAAKIREKVKKIETRFVVDTLEYLYKGGRCSGLQNFVASMLKIRPMIKVEDGKMGVAEKIRGRRERVLKRLLDVVLKNKDVVDGERLFITHSLGEEGAKYIKEELEKTINIKDIIITDAGCVISCHCGPKTVGIIYSTK